In the genome of Shewanella glacialimarina, one region contains:
- a CDS encoding protein adenylyltransferase SelO, which translates to MRFKQDFFEQLEGFYSQVYPQAISNPHWLGWSDDAAALIGLDKPNDELLMQLSANHAAEGASYYAQVYSGHQFGGYTSQLGDGRSIILGEAIGPDHAWDVALKGGGPTPYSRMGDGRAVMRSAVREFLVSESLAALNVPTSRALAVIGSDLPVWREGQETAAITVRLAKTHIRFGHFEYFSYTGKGDNTKLTQLVDFTIKQHFPHLSTDNAGYVQWFSEVVAATAKMVAHWQSVGFAHGVLNTDNMSILGDSFDFGPFSFLDTFKEDFVCNHSDHEGRYAFGQQPGVCFWNLQRLAQALTPLIASDDLVQALNQYQRHLIDHYLLLMGNKLGLPIFEFTQEQSSNAAKTEQQQQDLQLVDKFTSLLEANQLDYTNSLRRFGELDLNSQHASLRDDMVDLAKFDQWFAAYQQRVGKVDDVFNWQQARNAANPKYILRNYLAQEAIIAIEENGDNTKLAQLHQLLRQPFAEQPEMEDFAKRPPDWGQGLIMSCSS; encoded by the coding sequence ATGCGCTTTAAGCAGGATTTTTTTGAGCAATTAGAAGGTTTTTATAGTCAGGTATATCCGCAAGCCATTTCTAACCCGCATTGGTTAGGGTGGAGCGATGACGCCGCCGCATTAATTGGTTTAGATAAACCCAATGATGAATTATTGATGCAGCTTTCGGCTAATCATGCCGCAGAAGGCGCCAGTTATTATGCCCAAGTGTATAGCGGTCATCAATTTGGTGGTTACACGTCGCAACTAGGTGATGGGCGTTCGATTATTTTAGGTGAGGCTATTGGCCCTGATCACGCCTGGGACGTGGCATTAAAAGGCGGTGGGCCAACACCTTATTCACGCATGGGTGATGGCCGTGCGGTAATGCGATCAGCGGTGCGAGAGTTTCTTGTGTCTGAATCTTTAGCGGCATTGAATGTGCCGACATCTCGTGCTTTAGCTGTTATTGGCTCTGATTTACCAGTATGGCGCGAAGGTCAAGAAACCGCTGCAATTACAGTTAGGCTGGCTAAAACTCATATTCGCTTTGGTCATTTTGAGTATTTCAGTTATACCGGTAAAGGCGATAACACCAAGCTAACACAGCTGGTGGACTTTACTATTAAGCAGCATTTCCCGCATTTATCGACAGACAACGCAGGCTATGTGCAGTGGTTTAGTGAGGTGGTTGCCGCGACCGCTAAAATGGTTGCCCATTGGCAAAGTGTTGGTTTTGCCCATGGTGTTCTCAACACCGACAATATGTCGATTTTAGGCGACAGTTTCGATTTTGGCCCCTTTTCATTTTTAGATACTTTCAAAGAAGATTTTGTCTGTAATCATTCGGATCATGAAGGTCGTTATGCATTTGGTCAACAACCAGGTGTGTGTTTCTGGAATTTACAACGACTCGCCCAGGCACTGACACCGCTGATAGCGTCTGATGATTTAGTCCAGGCATTGAATCAATACCAGCGCCATTTAATCGATCATTATTTATTACTGATGGGTAATAAATTAGGCTTACCTATATTTGAGTTCACTCAGGAGCAGTCAAGTAATGCCGCTAAAACTGAGCAGCAACAACAAGACTTGCAGTTAGTGGATAAGTTCACCTCTTTACTTGAAGCAAATCAATTAGATTACACTAACAGCTTACGTCGCTTTGGTGAGTTAGACTTAAACAGTCAACATGCCAGTTTACGTGATGATATGGTTGATTTAGCTAAGTTTGATCAATGGTTTGCAGCTTACCAGCAACGTGTTGGTAAAGTGGATGATGTCTTCAATTGGCAGCAGGCGAGAAACGCCGCTAATCCAAAGTATATTTTGCGTAACTACCTAGCCCAAGAAGCCATTATTGCCATTGAAGAAAATGGTGATAACACTAAGCTAGCGCAATTACATCAGTTATTACGTCAGCCCTTTGCCGAGCAACCAGAAATGGAAGACTTTGCTAAACGTCCACCCGACTGGGGACAGGGCTTAATTATGTCGTGCAGTAGTTAA
- a CDS encoding DUF3630 family protein, protein MNIESATLDRENLSLLISANINFEQFADFAEPLAAALDCQIRERQWGADRHQWLLDFEGSQLWLHYEFYGDICWLSTERQDEFDVLVYLHSLLQPYIQSK, encoded by the coding sequence ATGAACATAGAGTCAGCCACGTTAGACCGCGAAAATTTAAGTTTATTAATTAGTGCTAACATTAATTTTGAGCAATTTGCCGATTTTGCCGAACCATTAGCAGCGGCATTAGATTGCCAGATCCGTGAGCGTCAGTGGGGCGCTGATCGTCATCAATGGCTATTGGATTTTGAAGGCAGTCAGTTATGGCTGCATTATGAGTTTTATGGTGACATTTGCTGGCTAAGCACCGAACGCCAAGATGAGTTCGACGTGCTAGTGTATTTACATAGCTTACTACAGCCCTATATTCAGTCTAAATGA
- a CDS encoding serine/threonine protein kinase, giving the protein MSEQATEFHYQALTPDLILDAIESIGIYPETGLLALNSYENRVYQFRCDDAKRYVVKFYRPNRWTDEQIQEEHDYSLELAENEVPVAAPLIINGQSLHHYKGFRMALFDSIGGRAFEVDNLDQLEAVGRFIGRIHQYATRQPFVHREVLNPQILGVEPLNYLRESGMVAPSMANAFFTVVEQVLDKTMTIWQRQSFSHMRLHGDLHPSNILWTPNGPGFVDLDDAKQGPAVQDIWMMLTGDRQQQTLQLDILLEGYQEFADFDTRQLSLIEPLRALRMINYNAWLAKRWKDPAFPMNFPWFGDLKYWEQQTLAFKEQLAALDEAPLSLF; this is encoded by the coding sequence ATGAGTGAACAAGCTACAGAATTTCATTACCAAGCGTTAACACCTGATTTAATTCTTGATGCTATTGAAAGTATCGGCATTTATCCTGAAACAGGCTTATTAGCATTAAACAGTTATGAAAATCGGGTATATCAGTTCCGTTGCGATGACGCCAAACGTTATGTGGTGAAGTTTTATCGCCCTAATCGTTGGACCGATGAACAAATTCAAGAAGAGCATGACTACTCGCTCGAACTGGCTGAAAACGAAGTGCCTGTTGCTGCGCCGCTGATCATAAATGGCCAGTCGCTACACCATTATAAAGGCTTTCGCATGGCGTTATTTGACTCCATTGGTGGGCGTGCATTTGAGGTTGATAATCTTGATCAGCTAGAGGCTGTAGGGCGCTTTATTGGCCGCATTCATCAATATGCAACTAGGCAGCCATTTGTGCACCGTGAAGTACTAAATCCGCAAATTTTAGGGGTTGAGCCGTTAAATTATTTACGTGAAAGTGGTATGGTTGCCCCTTCGATGGCCAACGCATTTTTTACCGTGGTAGAGCAAGTGCTGGACAAGACGATGACCATTTGGCAACGTCAGTCGTTTAGTCATATGCGTTTACACGGCGATTTACACCCAAGTAATATTCTATGGACACCCAATGGCCCAGGATTTGTTGATTTAGATGATGCAAAACAAGGCCCAGCGGTGCAAGATATTTGGATGATGTTAACCGGTGATCGCCAACAACAAACATTGCAGCTGGATATTTTACTTGAGGGATACCAAGAGTTTGCTGATTTTGATACACGCCAGTTAAGTTTAATTGAGCCTTTACGGGCACTGAGAATGATCAATTACAACGCTTGGCTGGCTAAACGTTGGAAAGATCCGGCATTTCCAATGAACTTTCCATGGTTTGGGGATCTCAAATACTGGGAGCAACAAACACTGGCATTTAAAGAGCAATTGGCCGCATTAGATGAAGCGCCATTGAGCTTATTTTAA
- a CDS encoding thiol:disulfide interchange protein DsbA/DsbL has product MKKALLMAAALLFTPLAATAADYQEGVHYTVINEGPGSAKPEITEFFSFFCGHCYNFSKTVIPNIKKTLPEGVAFNQSHVEFIGSEMGVEMSRAFAVAHQLKVEDKVEPALFAAIHDKKQSFASLNDIRLLFIANGVEGKDFDAAANSFMVNAQMSKMKRDATNAKISGVPSLVVNGKYRVETGSIKSYDELLDIAYYLAQMNKK; this is encoded by the coding sequence ATGAAAAAAGCATTATTAATGGCTGCAGCATTACTGTTTACACCATTGGCTGCAACAGCAGCAGATTACCAAGAAGGTGTGCATTACACTGTGATTAATGAAGGTCCTGGTTCTGCTAAGCCAGAAATTACCGAGTTTTTCTCATTTTTCTGTGGTCATTGTTATAACTTCTCTAAAACCGTTATTCCAAACATTAAAAAGACGTTACCTGAAGGGGTTGCGTTTAATCAGTCCCATGTCGAATTTATTGGCAGTGAAATGGGCGTAGAAATGTCGCGTGCTTTTGCTGTAGCTCACCAATTAAAAGTAGAAGACAAAGTTGAGCCTGCTTTGTTTGCAGCTATCCATGATAAGAAGCAAAGCTTCGCCAGCTTAAATGATATTCGTTTATTGTTTATTGCCAATGGTGTTGAAGGTAAAGATTTTGATGCAGCAGCCAATTCATTTATGGTTAATGCGCAAATGTCTAAAATGAAACGTGATGCGACAAATGCCAAAATCTCTGGTGTACCGTCATTAGTGGTTAACGGTAAATACCGCGTTGAGACTGGTTCAATCAAATCTTATGATGAGCTGTTAGATATCGCTTATTACTTAGCGCAAATGAATAAAAAATAG
- a CDS encoding DUF1107 domain-containing protein: protein MRMFPVYAPKLIVKHARIFFSGVIWVKDLGRLEFSYGRFLLPKKSLPQVRQAILELNALIESQHDQPA from the coding sequence ATGAGAATGTTCCCAGTTTATGCTCCTAAACTTATTGTTAAACACGCAAGAATTTTTTTCAGTGGCGTGATTTGGGTGAAGGATCTAGGTCGTTTAGAATTTAGCTACGGAAGGTTTTTATTGCCGAAAAAAAGCCTACCACAGGTTAGGCAGGCTATTTTAGAATTAAATGCACTAATTGAGTCACAACATGATCAACCAGCGTAA
- a CDS encoding cell division protein ZapB, whose amino-acid sequence MSLELLSQLETKIQATLENIELLKMELEEEKQKNVTLTEKNQQLEQDLNSWSDKVNGLVGLLNSEI is encoded by the coding sequence ATGAGCCTTGAATTATTGTCCCAACTGGAAACCAAAATCCAGGCCACTCTTGAAAACATTGAGCTACTAAAAATGGAGCTTGAAGAAGAGAAGCAAAAGAATGTCACGCTAACAGAAAAAAACCAACAACTAGAACAAGACCTAAACTCATGGAGCGATAAGGTCAACGGTCTTGTTGGTTTATTGAATAGCGAAATCTAG
- a CDS encoding RidA family protein — protein sequence MINRIDVNQRMSSIVIHNKTVYLCGQVATDKFADITTQTQTMLAEVDALLIQAGSQRDHILSATIYLKDMQDYDAMNHVWDNWLPEGHAPARACVQAAIAEPEYLVEVSIIAAVMV from the coding sequence ATGATCAACCGAATCGATGTCAATCAACGTATGAGCAGTATTGTTATACACAATAAAACCGTTTATTTATGTGGCCAAGTTGCAACCGATAAATTTGCTGATATCACCACTCAAACTCAAACTATGTTAGCTGAGGTTGATGCCTTGCTTATTCAAGCCGGCAGTCAACGTGATCATATTCTGTCAGCCACAATCTACCTTAAAGATATGCAAGATTATGACGCCATGAATCATGTTTGGGACAATTGGCTACCCGAGGGGCATGCACCGGCAAGAGCCTGCGTTCAAGCGGCAATAGCTGAGCCCGAATACTTAGTGGAAGTGTCTATTATTGCCGCTGTGATGGTATAA
- a CDS encoding branched-chain amino acid aminotransferase: MDIKYNLKPASERRTEQFTPEGNVGFGKLRTDHMFLMDYRDGQWCDPRIVPYGPFEMAPGAMTLHYGQSIFEGAKAFMHQDGEIYTFRLNKNAERMNRSADIVCIPNIDEQTQLNAINSLIDVDRKWFPMQDGACLYIRPFIFATEDRLSVSPSQQYTFCVILSPSGAYYASGVNEGIRLLITTKFHRAVSGGTGASKASGNYAASLRAGKAAAEYGAAQVLYLDASNKQIEEVGAMNHFHILKDGTVIIPHFTDTILKSITSQSILELGELLGCEVRQETVMLDKFIADIESGEIVEAGGFGTAAVVSPVTSYIFEDHRIVTVGDGKVGPNIKKIYQVFTDIQKGNIQGPQGWVKRVEQVAP; the protein is encoded by the coding sequence ATGGATATAAAATATAATTTAAAACCCGCGTCAGAGCGCCGCACTGAGCAGTTTACTCCCGAAGGTAATGTTGGCTTTGGTAAGCTACGTACCGACCATATGTTTTTGATGGATTATCGTGACGGCCAATGGTGTGATCCTCGCATTGTACCTTACGGTCCTTTTGAAATGGCGCCAGGTGCCATGACCTTACATTACGGTCAGTCTATTTTTGAGGGCGCTAAAGCCTTTATGCATCAAGATGGTGAAATTTACACTTTCCGTCTGAATAAAAATGCCGAGCGAATGAATCGTTCAGCGGACATAGTGTGTATTCCTAATATTGATGAGCAAACTCAGTTAAATGCCATTAATAGCTTAATTGATGTCGATAGAAAGTGGTTTCCGATGCAAGACGGCGCATGTTTATACATCCGTCCATTTATTTTTGCTACAGAGGACCGTTTATCAGTTAGTCCGAGTCAGCAATACACCTTCTGCGTTATTTTAAGTCCATCTGGTGCTTATTACGCCTCAGGTGTAAATGAAGGTATTCGCTTACTTATTACCACTAAGTTCCACCGTGCGGTATCAGGTGGTACTGGGGCGTCAAAAGCTTCTGGTAACTATGCTGCATCATTACGTGCAGGTAAAGCCGCCGCAGAATATGGTGCTGCACAGGTGTTATATCTGGATGCGAGTAACAAGCAAATTGAAGAAGTGGGTGCAATGAACCACTTCCATATTTTAAAAGATGGTACCGTGATTATTCCTCATTTCACTGACACCATTTTAAAATCGATTACCTCGCAATCTATTTTAGAGCTTGGTGAATTACTGGGTTGTGAAGTACGTCAGGAAACCGTGATGTTAGACAAATTCATAGCCGATATTGAGTCGGGTGAAATTGTTGAAGCCGGTGGTTTTGGCACGGCTGCTGTCGTGTCGCCTGTAACCTCATACATCTTTGAAGATCACCGAATTGTGACGGTTGGTGATGGCAAAGTTGGCCCAAATATTAAAAAGATTTATCAAGTCTTTACCGATATTCAAAAAGGTAACATACAAGGCCCTCAAGGCTGGGTGAAGCGTGTTGAACAGGTTGCACCATAG
- a CDS encoding SDR family NAD(P)-dependent oxidoreductase, with amino-acid sequence MILITGASSGLGAALAKCYLDDNEQVIISGRNKTRLNAVAQGTNISVISADLTSDTSVSALFDQLDQAQQTQSRLNTVIHCAGSGYFGNIDTQDADSIFSLIQNNVTSAILLVRELVKRYRHQAVNVVIVMSTAALTAKAGESTYCAAKWAVRGFIESVRLELKGCPMKIIAVYPGGMDTGFWPTSGKALDTSSFMSADEAAQMLKRALIATEHGYIADITINRS; translated from the coding sequence ATGATTTTGATTACCGGTGCAAGCAGTGGGTTAGGGGCGGCATTAGCTAAATGTTACCTTGATGATAACGAACAGGTGATTATTTCTGGGCGTAATAAAACGCGCTTGAATGCCGTAGCACAAGGGACAAACATCTCCGTTATCAGTGCCGATTTAACCTCTGATACCAGTGTTTCAGCCCTTTTTGATCAGCTTGATCAGGCTCAACAAACTCAATCTAGATTAAACACGGTTATTCATTGTGCTGGCAGCGGCTACTTTGGCAACATTGATACCCAAGACGCGGATTCGATATTTAGCCTTATTCAAAACAATGTTACATCGGCTATTTTACTGGTGCGTGAATTAGTTAAACGCTACCGTCATCAAGCCGTCAATGTGGTGATAGTGATGTCTACAGCAGCATTAACTGCTAAAGCTGGCGAATCCACTTATTGTGCAGCTAAATGGGCTGTGCGCGGTTTTATTGAGTCAGTTCGGTTGGAGCTAAAGGGCTGCCCAATGAAAATTATTGCGGTATATCCTGGTGGAATGGATACCGGGTTTTGGCCGACAAGTGGCAAAGCATTAGATACCTCTAGCTTTATGAGTGCGGATGAAGCGGCGCAAATGCTCAAACGAGCATTAATTGCCACAGAGCATGGTTATATCGCCGATATCACTATCAATCGAAGTTGA
- the exaC gene encoding acetaldehyde dehydrogenase ExaC, producing MIYAAPGETGSVMTFKSIYQNYIGGQWVEPVNGKYFDNISPVNGQVFCQIPRSDQHDIDLALDAAHRAKASWGATSAAERSNILLKIADRMEANLTLLSVAETWDNGKAVRETLNADIPLAVDHFRYFAGCLRAQEGSAAEIDANTVSYHIHEPLGVVGQIIPWNFPLLMAAWKLAPALAAGNCVVLKPAEQTPASILVLMELVGDLLPAGVLNIVNGYGAEAGQALATSKRIAKIAFTGSTPIGSHIMKCAAENIIPSTVELGGKSPNVFFKDVFDFEDAYLSKCIEGAVLAFFNQGEVCTCPSRLLIQEDIYPQFIAKIIERSKAIKRGNPLDTETMVGAQASQEQFDKIMSYIAIGKDEGAEVLLGGDIEPIDGDYQKGFYIQPTLLKGTNNMRVFQEEIFGPVISVTTFKDEAEALALANNSEYGLGAGVWTRDMNLAYRMGRKIEAGRVWTNCYHMYPAHAAFGGYKKSGVGRETHKVALNHYQQTKNLLVSYDINPLGFF from the coding sequence ATGATCTACGCAGCACCCGGTGAAACAGGCTCAGTGATGACCTTCAAATCGATTTATCAAAACTATATTGGTGGCCAATGGGTCGAACCGGTCAATGGCAAATACTTTGATAACATCAGCCCAGTTAATGGCCAAGTTTTCTGCCAAATTCCACGCTCTGATCAACACGATATCGATTTGGCTTTAGATGCTGCTCACAGAGCAAAAGCGTCGTGGGGAGCTACTTCAGCCGCTGAGCGTTCGAATATATTACTCAAAATAGCTGACCGCATGGAAGCTAACTTAACCTTATTATCTGTTGCTGAAACCTGGGACAACGGCAAAGCTGTGCGTGAAACATTAAATGCAGATATTCCCCTCGCGGTTGATCATTTTCGCTACTTTGCAGGTTGTTTAAGAGCACAAGAAGGCAGTGCGGCTGAAATTGACGCCAATACTGTGTCTTACCATATTCATGAACCTTTAGGGGTTGTGGGCCAGATTATTCCGTGGAATTTCCCGTTATTAATGGCCGCCTGGAAATTAGCTCCCGCATTAGCAGCAGGAAATTGCGTGGTGTTAAAACCCGCGGAGCAAACCCCAGCGTCTATTTTAGTGTTAATGGAATTGGTGGGCGACTTATTACCTGCTGGTGTACTCAATATTGTCAATGGTTATGGCGCTGAGGCAGGCCAAGCGCTGGCTACCAGCAAACGTATTGCTAAGATAGCCTTTACCGGCTCAACGCCTATTGGCTCACATATTATGAAGTGCGCCGCAGAAAATATTATCCCCTCAACCGTTGAGCTAGGCGGTAAATCCCCCAATGTCTTCTTTAAAGATGTATTTGATTTTGAAGATGCGTACTTAAGCAAATGCATTGAAGGTGCGGTACTGGCATTTTTCAATCAAGGTGAAGTGTGTACTTGCCCGTCAAGATTGTTGATCCAAGAAGATATTTACCCGCAATTTATTGCCAAAATTATTGAACGTTCCAAAGCGATTAAACGCGGTAATCCACTCGATACTGAAACCATGGTAGGCGCGCAAGCTTCCCAAGAACAGTTCGATAAGATTATGAGCTATATTGCTATTGGCAAAGATGAAGGTGCAGAAGTGTTGCTGGGCGGTGACATAGAACCGATTGATGGCGACTACCAAAAAGGGTTTTATATTCAGCCAACCTTGCTAAAAGGCACTAATAATATGCGGGTGTTCCAAGAAGAAATTTTTGGTCCAGTGATTTCGGTAACCACGTTTAAAGATGAAGCTGAAGCATTGGCACTGGCGAATAACTCTGAATACGGTTTAGGCGCAGGCGTGTGGACCCGTGATATGAATTTAGCTTATCGCATGGGACGTAAGATTGAAGCAGGCCGAGTATGGACCAATTGTTATCATATGTATCCTGCCCACGCTGCATTTGGTGGTTACAAAAAATCGGGTGTCGGTCGAGAAACCCATAAAGTGGCGTTAAATCACTATCAACAAACTAAGAATTTATTGGTCAGTTACGATATTAATCCGTTAGGGTTTTTCTAA
- a CDS encoding AraC family transcriptional regulator, which translates to MINGFLQQKRAAPQVLVENKISFAGPEVELSIYDTFEQASRVALKSDQLLFCGMVTGKKVMHSVDDYEAAFYPHESFIMAPNQAVEIDFPEAKIHQPTTCLAIEISTDRVQTIANQLQMRTPINKSYGDWQYQQSLVHTHHNEQTQALLERMVHIFTENEVDRNCLIDLAISELVIRLLRFQTRDFLLCHSEKDPEFNGLNSALQYIKSHLNEALNIDALCRQACMSRSKFFYQFKIHFGCTPMAFQQQIRMKQAAKLIAQGQQITQVCFSLGYHSASHFSRLFKQCYGISPTDYKLRHLNS; encoded by the coding sequence ATGATAAATGGATTTTTACAGCAAAAGCGCGCGGCGCCTCAAGTGCTGGTTGAGAATAAAATTAGCTTTGCTGGGCCCGAGGTAGAGCTGAGTATTTATGATACGTTTGAGCAAGCGTCCCGCGTAGCGTTGAAGTCAGATCAATTATTGTTTTGTGGTATGGTGACGGGCAAAAAAGTGATGCATTCGGTTGATGATTATGAGGCGGCTTTTTATCCCCATGAGTCTTTTATTATGGCGCCAAATCAGGCGGTAGAAATAGACTTTCCTGAGGCTAAAATTCATCAACCGACAACCTGTTTAGCAATAGAAATTTCGACTGACCGTGTGCAAACAATTGCCAATCAACTGCAAATGCGTACACCTATTAATAAAAGTTATGGTGATTGGCAATATCAGCAATCCTTAGTACACACCCATCATAACGAGCAAACCCAAGCTTTGCTTGAGCGCATGGTGCATATTTTTACTGAAAACGAAGTCGACAGAAATTGTTTAATTGATTTAGCCATTTCAGAATTGGTGATCCGTTTGTTACGTTTTCAAACTCGGGATTTTTTGTTGTGCCACAGTGAGAAAGACCCTGAGTTTAATGGCCTTAACTCGGCGTTGCAGTATATTAAAAGTCACTTAAATGAAGCACTTAATATCGATGCCTTATGCCGTCAGGCTTGTATGAGCCGGAGCAAATTTTTTTATCAATTTAAAATCCATTTTGGCTGCACGCCAATGGCGTTTCAGCAACAGATACGCATGAAACAGGCTGCAAAATTAATTGCCCAGGGGCAGCAAATTACTCAGGTGTGTTTTTCGCTGGGATATCACAGTGCAAGTCATTTCAGCCGCTTGTTTAAACAGTGTTATGGCATAAGCCCCACTGACTACAAGCTTCGTCACTTAAACAGTTAA
- a CDS encoding ecdysteroid 22-kinase family protein — protein sequence MQSQQLAKIVNTLSAQSVSHVDTIQSLWGGYGELVRVYLTGYHCASVIVKHIQFPQPKTHPRGWATDLSHQRKLQSYQVESYWYLHYANLCTADSCLPKCLWIETTDHETLLILEDLAVLGFNRVNPQPTQSVIQACLTWLAHFHGRFMQHTGEGLWPIGSYWHLATRPDELEVLQDDKLKNAAASLDSTLNNCPFKTLVHGDAKLANFCFTPDSTKAAAVDFQYIGKGCGMKDVAYFLSSVMVFNQPTASIEQAVQQYLDFYFKQLTISVAHYHPAINSAQLESTWRPLYAIAWADFHRFIKGWSPEHPKINAYSETLTLKALALLAAENDYNS from the coding sequence ATGCAATCACAACAGTTAGCAAAAATCGTTAACACCCTTAGCGCGCAAAGCGTCTCCCATGTTGACACGATTCAATCACTTTGGGGCGGTTATGGTGAGCTTGTTAGAGTCTATTTGACGGGTTATCACTGTGCATCGGTCATTGTTAAACATATTCAATTCCCACAGCCCAAAACTCATCCCAGAGGCTGGGCCACTGATTTATCACACCAGCGGAAACTCCAATCGTATCAAGTAGAAAGTTATTGGTATCTGCATTACGCCAATCTCTGTACGGCTGATTCTTGTCTACCAAAATGTCTATGGATTGAAACAACTGACCACGAAACACTGCTCATTTTAGAAGATTTAGCCGTACTCGGTTTCAATCGTGTTAACCCCCAACCAACACAATCGGTTATTCAGGCCTGTTTAACCTGGCTGGCTCATTTTCATGGCCGATTTATGCAGCATACTGGCGAGGGATTATGGCCGATTGGCAGTTACTGGCACTTAGCAACAAGGCCTGATGAACTTGAGGTATTACAAGATGATAAACTCAAAAATGCGGCTGCGTCGTTAGATAGCACCCTTAATAATTGCCCGTTTAAAACCTTAGTACACGGTGATGCAAAGCTAGCCAACTTTTGTTTTACCCCTGACTCAACTAAGGCGGCTGCGGTCGATTTCCAATACATTGGCAAAGGCTGCGGCATGAAAGATGTGGCCTATTTTCTCAGTAGTGTGATGGTATTTAATCAACCCACAGCGAGCATAGAGCAAGCCGTACAGCAGTATCTTGATTTTTATTTCAAGCAATTAACCATCAGCGTTGCGCACTACCACCCCGCTATCAATTCAGCACAACTCGAAAGTACATGGCGTCCGCTATACGCCATTGCCTGGGCTGACTTTCATCGTTTTATTAAAGGCTGGAGCCCAGAGCATCCTAAAATAAATGCCTACTCTGAAACCTTAACCTTAAAAGCACTGGCGCTGTTAGCCGCTGAAAACGATTACAACAGCTAA
- a CDS encoding flavin reductase family protein, producing the protein MAQDDRYFYQPSEGHGLAHDPLNAIISPRPIGWISSRNGKGQRNLAPYSFFNCFNYTPPIIGFASTAWKDSVANIVETGEFVWNLTTRELAEKMNQTSAALPHGEDEFAFAGLTPAPSKLIGVDRVAESPVNFECKLTQCIQLKDANGQDIDTWLVLGEVIAVHIANHLIDDNGIYQTTLAEPVMRAGGPTAYYTVTEDNRFDLSRPVMPK; encoded by the coding sequence ATGGCTCAAGACGATCGCTATTTTTATCAACCGAGTGAAGGCCATGGCTTAGCCCACGATCCGCTTAATGCCATTATCAGTCCACGCCCAATAGGCTGGATTTCATCACGCAATGGTAAAGGTCAGCGCAATCTTGCGCCCTACAGTTTTTTTAACTGTTTCAATTACACCCCGCCCATTATCGGTTTTGCCAGCACAGCTTGGAAAGACAGCGTGGCCAATATTGTAGAAACCGGCGAATTTGTGTGGAACTTAACCACCCGTGAATTAGCTGAAAAAATGAATCAAACATCGGCGGCTTTACCCCACGGTGAAGATGAGTTTGCCTTTGCGGGCTTAACCCCTGCACCGAGTAAATTGATTGGGGTAGACAGAGTGGCGGAAAGTCCGGTGAACTTTGAATGCAAGTTAACCCAATGCATTCAATTAAAAGATGCCAATGGCCAAGATATTGATACCTGGCTAGTGCTTGGTGAAGTCATTGCGGTGCATATCGCCAATCACCTGATTGATGACAATGGTATCTATCAAACCACACTCGCTGAACCCGTTATGAGAGCAGGCGGCCCAACCGCGTATTACACAGTTACCGAAGACAATCGGTTTGATTTATCTCGCCCGGTAATGCCAAAGTAA